Part of the Apus apus isolate bApuApu2 chromosome 28, bApuApu2.pri.cur, whole genome shotgun sequence genome, AGTGTGGACACCAGAGCTCTGGCAGCAGACGCAGCACAGGCCAGCCAGCCCAGGATCAGCATTGGTGCCCCTCCTCCTCTGGAAATGGGCTCCAGGCACTGAAACCAGCACAAATTCAGATGAACGCTCCCCAGGGCCAAGTCACTTGGCCCTAAACCCAACCAATATTACACAATATTAGGAAAAGGACACAAAATCCCAACAGCCTCagtctcttcctcctccctgcaacAGGGATGACCCCACCAGGTTGAGGAACTGGTATAGGAGAGGACGGAGGTTGCCACTTCCCTGGGATGTGCTCACCATGCCTGGCAGGTACGAGCAGCAACCTTCGCCGCACTCCCGGGAGGTAGGTAGGTGCCACAAGTGCCACCACCCTCATTTTACAGAcgaggaaactgaggcaaagagGTGAAGTGACTTGCCCAAGGCCACACTGGCGCAGGGGAGCAACCCCCAGGAATTCCCATTTCACCAACCACGCATCCCACCCGCACCACTCCTCTGCCATGGGCTGTCCCTTCCAGAAGAGGGGAAAGCGGGATGAGTTTATGGGGTTTGCAAATCATGAGTTTTGTTTCCTAACAGCATTATCTTTTCAGAAGCACAGGAGCCAATTCACAACTGTGGCTTGAAAGCCCCAAGCACTTCCTGTTTGTGAGGTAGAACGAGTTACCCAAGGGCAGCCACAATCATGCTGCGGCATCCAAAATATTTGTTCCTCTCCACCTCGGCCCCACAGCAGGAtaacatgggaaaaaaacaatccacaCCCTTCCCAGTGTAAACACTGACCTcgccagcacagccagaagaCCCCCCGTCCCGAGGAGCCCCCATCCTGCACCTGATGTCCCAGGGAGGCTGAGCCGAGGCTCTCAGTGGTCAGACTGCTGCCGCTCCTGGCGCCTGTCGAGGGTACAGCACCATTCCAGACAGGATGAACGAACAGATATGGCACGAACAACATCCTGCAACACACGTTCATCACGAGACACGGCTGGGATGCAGTGATCCGCGGTAGCGGCCACAGGAGGGGACTGACCCTTCAGCAGAGAGAGGAGTCCTTCATAAAGTACCTTACGGGAGTTAAGGCAATGGCTTCATCACCTCTGGTCTGCAGGGATCCGCGCAGCTGCAGCACCGCTGCTCTCTGGCATCCAGCACTTCCAGTCCTGGGATGCACCACATGGACATAGCACCACACGCACCACTCCATCAGCAGAGGAGCCGAGGAGATGCCAGCACGCTCCTGGTGTGCCTGTGTCATCACCTCTCCCAGTAGCAGTTGGCCCCATGACACATTCCCTGCTTGCTCCAGTCCAGTGACTCCTCCAGGGATCCCTCTGctcacctgccctgctgctctggctcctggcagcagcGCTGTCCCTCCGCcacctctgggacaccaggaaGGAATGAGTGGCACatccctgtcccagcagcactgggcaccCCCCGTGCCTCCGCCCAGACCTCTCCTGACGGGTGTGCTGCTCCTCTACCCTCCAAGGGAACAGCCTCAGGGCTGACTCTGTGACATTGCTCATCTCCTCGCAGTAGCAGCAGAACCCAGTGATGCCCAGaacaaatcctttttttcctttttccttccttttttttgtttttgtttttttttctcttcgAGTCCAGCATCATCCTGCTCTAGCTCTGTCCCTCTCTACTGAGGTCAGGTGTGAAAAATCTTAGCAGCATCAGTTTGTGGGCAAGCTCAAACTGAGGGTTAGCCTAGTCAAGTGGGCTAaaaggttaaaataaaataaaaatctagatTGAAAACCTAGTGAGAAATGCTAAAAACACAAAACTAGATGTCCTCTAACAGGACCAGAGGTAAGTAAACACAACAGACTTCTCAGAAACAGTGATGTAGCTTACGTGCTGTTAACTTGTACAATGCCACCAATCTACAAAGCCCTAATaaggccaaaaaaaataataaaaaaatagaaaaggaggATTGCCTCCATGATGCCTGaccattaaataaaataaacgACGTTCTTTCCACAGCTTCTGTAGTTAGTTTTTGCTCCTTTGCTGGCCCTGCCTCACCCCATCAGCTGTCTGTGTTCTTCTCCGCATCTTTGGAATGGATGATGTACATGAAAGTCTGCTCGATGGTGAAGTCCGGGGGCAGGCTGCCCTTGTGCACCCCGATGTGCTTGCTCATCAGGTTGAGCGTGGAGCTGTAGTGCCCACAGACGGTGCAGCGGTACATGAGGGCTCCCGAGTGCGTCCGCAGGTGGCACTTGATGGTGGAGCGGCCGCGGAAGAACTTGTGGCACACCTTGCACTGGTAGGGCTTCTCCCCGGTGTGGATCCGCCGGTGGTAGTTGAACTCGCTGGTGTGGGCAAACCTCTTCCCACAGACCTTGCAGCTGTACTTGCTGTTGCCCGGCTGGGTTTGCAGCCCCAGGTCTTCACTCAGGAACTCCTCTGGCACCTTTCTCTTCGGCAGGCCCTGCGGATGGAGCCGGTCTCCAAAGCTGGGTCGGATGTCCAGGCTGCCCCCACACTTGTGCTGGCTGACGTGGTAACGATAGGCTGCTTCTAGCTTGAAGCTCTGGCCACAGAAGTGGCAGCGGAAAAGAGCCTCCTCCACATTCTGGTGAACGGCCAAGTGCTTCTCCAGGAGGTGTCGATCCACAAAGCTGTTGGCACAAACAGAGCAGGAGAAGACCGAGATGCCCAGGTGGGAGAGGGTGTGCCACATCAGGCTGCAGATGCTGAGGTGCCTCTGGTCACACACAGAACACATCTGGCTCTTCAAGTTCACATGGTCCAGGATGTGGCTGCGGATGGTGTGGAAATCCTTGGCCAGTGGCTTCCCGCAGGCAGCACAGGCCAGCTCGGAGCCAGGCCCCCCCCCAAGGACTGTGACCTTCCCGGGCAGGGGGTCACTGGGGTGGACGATGATGTTGTTGTCAAAGACCCCTTCCCGCCGGTGGAGGGTCAGCTGCCACTGCGTGAAGAACTTGGTCTCACACATGtcacaggagaaaagaaagatgccAATGTGGGACAGAACATGAGTGACCCGGGAGTTCCGGTCCTGGAAGTGGGTTTCACAGACCTTGCAATTCCCGGTGAGCAGATCCACGTGATCCCTAGCATGCTGGCGGATCAGCTGGATGTTGGGCTCCAGGACTTTCTTGCACACCTGGCAGGGCATGGCCTTGCTATCCCGGCTGTCGTTCTCGAAGGCCAGCTCCTCCTCACTGTCATCACTCAGCTCAATAACCTCCTCTGATGGGCCCAGCTCCTCACTGGCATCTTCAAAATGCAGCTCATCCTCACCCAGATCCTCCAGCTGAAGTTCATCCATCTGCCCAAAGCCTTGCTCTTTGGAGTGGTCACTGTTACTGGGACAGGAATTGCTCCCTGTGGAGACATCCAGGGAAGGATCAGGGGTAAAGAAGCCAGCCTTGCCATAGTCACCATTGCTCTGGACCTTGTactgctggcaggagctggtgctggtttGAACCACGATGTTCACACcacccaggctgggctgggtggcCATGCCCGTGGCAGGAGCAAACTGCCCTTgatccagctcctgctctgccttgggAGGCTGCTGTGGGTGCACCAGGGGAAGAGCCTGGCTGGCTTCATTCACCGCATTCCTGTCGTCCTCTTTGTAGGTGCCTGACACCTCCCCGTGCAGGAGGTAATTCCGTTCGGGGCCAAAGTGCTCCCCACCACTCCGGACCTCACCCAAAGAATGGCTCTGCTCTGAGGAGGTGCTGCTCAGAGGACCTGACCGGCCTTTGCTGGTGGCCAGGGAGGGCTGCTTGGTGATGGCTGAGTTCTCCAGGTCGGGGAAGGTGGAGTGACAGGCCTGCAGCAGGTCTTCCATCCCCAGCCGCTCTGCCACCTCATAGATGACACCCACATTGATGAGGTCTGTGAAGAGCTCCGAGGTGTACACGAAGCTGAGGATCTTCTCAAAGTTGGCTGGTGTGATGAAATCCACGACGTAGGTCCTGGCAGTGTCCAGCCCTGTGTTCAGA contains:
- the ZBTB39 gene encoding zinc finger and BTB domain-containing protein 39, giving the protein MGMRIKLHSTNHPNNLLKELNKCRLSETMCDVTILVGSRSFAAHKAVLACAAGYFQNLFLNTGLDTARTYVVDFITPANFEKILSFVYTSELFTDLINVGVIYEVAERLGMEDLLQACHSTFPDLENSAITKQPSLATSKGRSGPLSSTSSEQSHSLGEVRSGGEHFGPERNYLLHGEVSGTYKEDDRNAVNEASQALPLVHPQQPPKAEQELDQGQFAPATGMATQPSLGGVNIVVQTSTSSCQQYKVQSNGDYGKAGFFTPDPSLDVSTGSNSCPSNSDHSKEQGFGQMDELQLEDLGEDELHFEDASEELGPSEEVIELSDDSEEELAFENDSRDSKAMPCQVCKKVLEPNIQLIRQHARDHVDLLTGNCKVCETHFQDRNSRVTHVLSHIGIFLFSCDMCETKFFTQWQLTLHRREGVFDNNIIVHPSDPLPGKVTVLGGGPGSELACAACGKPLAKDFHTIRSHILDHVNLKSQMCSVCDQRHLSICSLMWHTLSHLGISVFSCSVCANSFVDRHLLEKHLAVHQNVEEALFRCHFCGQSFKLEAAYRYHVSQHKCGGSLDIRPSFGDRLHPQGLPKRKVPEEFLSEDLGLQTQPGNSKYSCKVCGKRFAHTSEFNYHRRIHTGEKPYQCKVCHKFFRGRSTIKCHLRTHSGALMYRCTVCGHYSSTLNLMSKHIGVHKGSLPPDFTIEQTFMYIIHSKDAEKNTDS